One stretch of Candidatus Baltobacteraceae bacterium DNA includes these proteins:
- a CDS encoding Rieske 2Fe-2S domain-containing protein: MARTPAQWTSQPPVPSTHYVDPSVYTDPQIFAEEREKIFAKTWFLACHESEIPEKYDYRTFRHPAGRNLMIVRGDDMQVRAFYNVCPHRGNTILYNPSGNAKHLICIFHAFAFDSRGSCVDIPREKAGYQERLSKDDFGLRTVRCETGFGGFVYVALDESVESLSDFIGHALDGMLESLNMEPLEVFSFHRAQVDTNFKLWHDTNSEFYHDYMHYHNRQTSMLQPGYFERRYTPFKNGHAEVGDQIVNYEAYEGYKGRDLSFPGMKMNQWKMVDLFPGMTYNLRGSSLRIDTVMPVSATSTFVEYRGLGLKRDTPDERAKRVHDYNSIWGPFGRNLHEDLLGVHGQGKALGRGQTYIVQAREEDRTIHDEIGMRHFYAEWSARMGRPSSGNGNGSHGG; encoded by the coding sequence ATGGCGCGAACGCCTGCGCAGTGGACATCACAACCGCCCGTGCCGTCGACGCATTACGTCGATCCATCCGTGTACACGGATCCGCAAATCTTTGCGGAAGAACGCGAGAAGATTTTCGCAAAGACATGGTTCCTCGCGTGTCACGAGAGCGAGATTCCGGAAAAATACGATTATCGAACGTTCCGCCATCCTGCCGGCCGCAATCTAATGATCGTGCGCGGTGACGACATGCAGGTCCGCGCGTTTTACAACGTTTGCCCGCATCGCGGCAACACGATCCTCTACAATCCCTCCGGCAACGCCAAGCATCTGATCTGCATCTTCCATGCCTTTGCGTTCGACTCACGCGGAAGCTGCGTCGATATCCCGCGCGAGAAAGCCGGCTATCAGGAACGGTTGAGTAAAGACGATTTCGGTCTGCGGACCGTGCGCTGCGAGACAGGTTTCGGCGGATTCGTCTACGTGGCGCTTGATGAGTCGGTCGAGAGTCTGAGCGATTTCATCGGACACGCCCTGGACGGCATGCTCGAGAGCCTGAACATGGAGCCGCTGGAAGTGTTCAGCTTCCACCGCGCGCAAGTCGATACCAACTTCAAGCTATGGCATGATACGAACAGCGAGTTCTACCACGATTACATGCACTATCACAACCGCCAGACGAGCATGTTGCAGCCTGGATACTTCGAGCGGCGCTATACGCCGTTCAAGAACGGACATGCGGAAGTCGGCGATCAGATCGTCAACTACGAAGCCTACGAAGGCTACAAAGGGCGCGACCTTTCGTTCCCGGGCATGAAGATGAACCAATGGAAGATGGTCGATCTTTTCCCAGGAATGACATACAATCTGCGCGGCTCGTCGTTGCGCATCGACACGGTGATGCCGGTTTCGGCGACGAGCACGTTCGTCGAGTATCGCGGCTTGGGCCTCAAGCGTGACACTCCTGATGAGCGCGCAAAGCGCGTTCACGACTACAACTCGATTTGGGGCCCCTTCGGACGCAATCTGCACGAAGACTTGCTCGGCGTTCACGGTCAAGGTAAGGCGCTCGGTCGCGGTCAGACCTACATCGTGCAAGCTCGCGAAGAAGATCGTACGATTCACGACGAGATCGGCATGCGCCATTTCTACGCCGAGTGGAGTGCGCGTATGGGACGGCCGTCGAGCGGAAACGGCAACGGTTCGCATGGCGGTTGA
- a CDS encoding ATP-binding protein yields MAKRRPEPDLTAQSLAVRCARLQLQAEATLEINRTICNADDLDELLMLIAERCRDLFQCEVAGFALLQDQEPHIAWRAWSGCRTDYRNVIFPKRGGIAGRAMSSRKPVILHDLNRRKDAASEFPISFAEGLRSVLGVPLEIMNAPSGCLMIGYRHIHDFAQDEIDSLCSFASQAAIAVENARLYETLRSEQARLESVVQSINEGLILVDLDERLAYVNRQARALLRLGDDEPLKLDLAGFFERIARQSTDPTGVREELTKLDAVASGFPTLDVQLSGSPAVAIRLTRFVVYDSKGERLGRGFLCRDVTSERQVDAMKSEVISLVSHELRTPLALIRGYASALLDGTKSRGAALRREYLTTIDTESSRLDELVRKLTDVSKLDQGLLDLDMHDVDPIALVRAVVGRWRKATSQRTFTLRVTNRLAAVRIDRKRIEQVLDNLLSNAVKYSPQDSAIALGVERHLDSVVFSVTDRGPGIPADQRQRVFERFFRAQVRGRKRDGSGLGLYIARGIVSAHGGRIWLDSKSARGTTVFFSVPFEH; encoded by the coding sequence ATGGCAAAACGGAGGCCGGAACCTGATCTCACCGCGCAGTCGTTAGCCGTCCGTTGCGCGCGCCTGCAGCTTCAGGCTGAAGCGACGCTCGAAATCAACCGCACGATCTGCAACGCCGACGATCTCGATGAGCTCTTGATGCTGATCGCCGAGCGCTGTCGTGACCTCTTTCAGTGCGAGGTTGCCGGGTTCGCGCTGCTTCAGGATCAGGAACCGCACATCGCATGGCGCGCATGGAGTGGTTGCCGGACCGATTATCGCAATGTCATCTTTCCAAAGCGCGGCGGCATTGCGGGACGGGCCATGTCGAGCCGCAAGCCGGTGATACTACATGATCTCAACCGGCGAAAAGACGCGGCTTCTGAATTTCCGATCTCGTTCGCCGAGGGTCTACGGTCCGTATTAGGCGTCCCACTCGAGATAATGAATGCTCCGAGCGGCTGCCTGATGATCGGCTATCGTCATATTCACGATTTTGCACAGGACGAAATCGACTCGCTGTGCAGCTTTGCATCGCAAGCAGCGATCGCGGTTGAAAACGCGCGGCTCTACGAGACGTTGCGAAGCGAGCAAGCTCGACTTGAGAGCGTCGTGCAGAGCATAAACGAGGGATTGATCCTCGTCGATCTCGATGAGCGCCTGGCCTACGTCAATCGCCAAGCCCGCGCCCTGCTGCGACTCGGCGACGACGAGCCGCTCAAATTGGATCTGGCCGGATTCTTCGAACGAATCGCGCGCCAGTCTACCGATCCGACCGGCGTGCGCGAGGAGCTTACCAAGCTCGATGCCGTCGCGAGTGGATTTCCGACGCTGGACGTGCAGCTCTCCGGCTCGCCGGCCGTCGCTATTCGTTTAACGCGATTCGTCGTCTACGATTCAAAAGGCGAGAGATTGGGCCGCGGGTTCCTGTGCCGCGACGTAACCTCGGAACGTCAGGTCGACGCGATGAAATCGGAAGTTATCTCGCTCGTCTCGCATGAGCTGCGTACCCCGCTCGCGCTGATACGCGGATATGCGTCGGCGCTATTGGACGGGACGAAATCCCGCGGTGCAGCTTTACGCCGGGAATATCTCACGACCATCGACACCGAAAGCTCGAGGCTTGACGAGCTCGTGCGTAAGCTCACCGACGTCAGCAAGTTGGATCAAGGCTTGCTCGATCTCGACATGCACGACGTCGATCCGATTGCGCTGGTTCGCGCAGTCGTCGGGCGTTGGCGTAAAGCAACTTCACAGCGCACGTTTACGCTGCGAGTCACGAATCGGCTTGCGGCGGTTCGCATCGATCGAAAGCGCATCGAGCAAGTCCTGGACAATCTTTTGAGCAATGCCGTGAAGTATTCACCGCAGGACTCTGCAATAGCACTGGGCGTCGAACGGCATTTGGATTCCGTCGTGTTTTCCGTGACGGATCGTGGACCCGGGATTCCGGCCGATCAGCGTCAACGCGTCTTCGAACGATTCTTCCGCGCGCAGGTACGCGGACGCAAGCGCGACGGCAGCGGTCTCGGCTTGTACATCGCACGCGGGATCGTCAGCGCGCACGGCGGCCGGATCTGGCTCGATTCGAAAAGTGCACGCGGGACGACCGTGTTCTTTTCGGTTCCGTTCGAACACTGA
- a CDS encoding nuclear transport factor 2 family protein yields MAVETLASGEDRAFRSVSEFLYRACLMLDARNFKDWLDVCAEGFTYVICAFSPEIRRDMVFLDLDLEGMTTLVKHLPRHNTDQSTFTRHMTVYTAEFDAPGTTCKALSSVAVYRTELDGGTTHLFALGRYHDTLKMTPGGWRFTAREVRLETRNLGIGTHYPL; encoded by the coding sequence ATGGCGGTTGAGACGCTGGCGTCCGGCGAAGACCGCGCTTTTCGCTCCGTCAGCGAGTTCTTGTATCGTGCATGCTTGATGCTCGACGCACGGAATTTCAAAGACTGGTTGGACGTGTGCGCCGAGGGGTTCACGTACGTCATTTGCGCCTTCAGCCCGGAGATTCGGCGTGACATGGTTTTCCTGGATCTCGACTTGGAAGGCATGACGACGCTCGTCAAACATTTGCCGCGCCATAATACCGATCAATCCACGTTTACGCGTCATATGACGGTCTACACCGCCGAGTTCGACGCGCCCGGAACGACGTGCAAAGCGCTTTCCAGCGTAGCCGTATATCGCACCGAGCTCGATGGTGGAACGACGCATCTCTTTGCGCTGGGCCGTTACCACGACACCCTGAAAATGACTCCCGGCGGTTGGCGTTTTACGGCGCGCGAGGTTCGCCTCGAAACACGGAACCTTGGCATCGGAACCCACTACCCACTCTAA
- a CDS encoding sulfite exporter TauE/SafE family protein, whose amino-acid sequence MLAVLAGTSAVGVSIGLVGIGGIFLIPLLVWFGLPLETAIGTSLLTFTVAGVVATIVYAMHGSIDWRAALITSAGSLASGAFGAKLSAMLPDRTVTACFATFLLLTGLFALFGRRFFGHTETSRPLSVPILVVCGILTGIGSGLTGVGGPALLVPLLLLAGASPAVAVAISQPNAIFSAASGATGHILLGHVDFHLAGYLSVFCAIGVVAGAIAYRYVSAERLRTIVGVAVLGLAVWLIGKLLVAGEGL is encoded by the coding sequence ATGCTCGCCGTTCTCGCCGGCACGAGCGCGGTTGGCGTCTCGATCGGACTCGTCGGTATCGGGGGAATTTTCTTGATCCCGCTGCTCGTGTGGTTTGGGCTTCCGCTGGAGACTGCGATCGGGACATCGCTGCTAACCTTTACCGTAGCCGGAGTCGTTGCCACGATCGTGTACGCGATGCACGGCTCGATCGATTGGCGTGCCGCGTTGATCACGAGTGCCGGAAGTCTTGCGAGCGGCGCGTTCGGCGCCAAGCTCAGCGCGATGCTCCCGGATCGCACCGTAACGGCGTGCTTCGCGACGTTTCTTTTGTTGACGGGCCTCTTTGCGCTGTTCGGGCGTCGATTCTTCGGTCACACGGAGACCTCTCGCCCGTTGAGTGTCCCCATACTCGTTGTTTGCGGCATCCTCACCGGTATCGGTTCAGGACTTACCGGCGTCGGCGGGCCGGCGCTTCTGGTCCCGCTGCTCTTGCTCGCCGGTGCATCGCCGGCAGTTGCGGTTGCAATCAGCCAGCCGAACGCGATCTTCTCGGCCGCATCGGGCGCGACGGGACACATTCTGCTGGGGCACGTCGATTTTCACTTAGCCGGATACCTCTCAGTTTTTTGCGCGATCGGCGTGGTCGCAGGTGCGATTGCGTACCGGTACGTCAGCGCCGAGCGACTACGAACGATCGTAGGCGTTGCAGTTCTCGGTCTTGCGGTCTGGCTGATCGGGAAACTGCTCGTTGCCGGTGAAGGTCTTTAG
- a CDS encoding response regulator transcription factor, with translation MPITVLVADDEEGLVRLLSSELELAGYSVLAAEDGIRAVEVAAKRDPDVIILDIMMPGKDGFAVCEEIRDFSYAPIIMLSARGQESDKVQALNIGADDYLTKPFGMSELLARVGAAVRRTRIAQGEVQRAPLRIGKITIDFAARQVRKDGQPVKLTTTEYKLLCALAKSPGRVFSHEALLNTVWGPEYTDQTEYLWVYMGRLRNRLEDDVNHPKVIVTVPGVGYRFDPDGAA, from the coding sequence GTGCCGATTACCGTACTCGTTGCAGACGATGAAGAAGGTCTGGTTCGCCTGCTTAGCTCCGAGCTCGAGCTGGCGGGCTATAGCGTACTCGCGGCCGAGGACGGAATTCGCGCCGTTGAGGTTGCCGCCAAGCGCGATCCCGACGTTATCATTTTGGATATCATGATGCCGGGCAAAGACGGTTTTGCCGTGTGCGAGGAGATTCGTGATTTCTCGTACGCGCCGATCATTATGCTCTCGGCGCGCGGACAGGAGAGCGACAAAGTACAGGCGCTGAACATCGGCGCCGACGACTACCTTACGAAGCCTTTCGGCATGAGCGAGCTGTTGGCTCGCGTCGGCGCCGCCGTGCGACGAACCCGTATCGCGCAAGGCGAGGTTCAACGCGCGCCGTTACGGATCGGCAAGATCACGATCGATTTTGCCGCGCGTCAAGTGCGAAAAGATGGTCAGCCGGTCAAATTGACGACGACCGAATACAAGCTGTTGTGCGCGCTCGCAAAAAGCCCGGGACGTGTCTTTTCGCATGAGGCGCTGCTCAACACGGTTTGGGGCCCTGAATATACGGACCAAACGGAATATTTGTGGGTGTATATGGGACGTCTTCGCAATCGATTGGAAGACGACGTAAATCACCCGAAAGTAATCGTAACGGTACCCGGTGTCGGCTACCGTTTTGACCCCGATGGAGCTGCGTAG